Sequence from the Kogia breviceps isolate mKogBre1 chromosome X, mKogBre1 haplotype 1, whole genome shotgun sequence genome:
CAGATTGCTGAGAGAAAACCATTGTCAATGTATAATTTGATACCTACTGAAATCATATATTTAAGAATaagggtgaaataaagacattttcagaaaacCAAAATCAGAGTTCTCACCAAATGATGCCCATTAAAGAAGTTTTCAAGACTGTTCAtcaggataaagaaaaataatcttagaAAAAAGTCtgagatttataaaataataatgtctaATTTGGAGGTTGAAAACAAGGTGGTGCTAAAATATTGGATAACAATAACTTTTAAGACAAGGGGATGGTGATTAGCATTCTAAGACCCTTGGATAAATTTGGAGAGGGGGTGGAACTATTGATTTAGATTTCAAGTACACATGCTAAACTTTAAGGTTAATcaatcactaagaaaaaaatagagttatAACTTCCTAAATAATAGAGGGGAAAATGTGGAATCAAAAGAACAAtctgaaagaaaacaggaaatgggagaaaagacaaaaaatcaGGACAGATAgcacaaaataaaatggtaaagatAATTCCACACATCAACaattaattaaaatcacaataaagtGTAAATGGTCTAAACTCACCAGTTAAAAGAAAGATATCCTCAGCCtggactaaaacaaaacaaaacaaaacaattcagaTATTTGCTGTTATCCTAGAGAAAACCTAAAACACAAAGACATGGTATATCAGCATAATTAATgtcagctgctgtaacaaaccacccctAAGATCCCTGGGGCTTAACAcaacaaagtttatttcttgcccACATCACAATTCATCAGGTCAGGGTGCTGTTTTGACTGTTGTGCCTTTAATCAGTGACGTAGGAATCTAAGATCTTTCAATCCTAGTTCTAccattttggagtttttttgCCTTGAGCCATGTGAGCAGCTGAAAGAGTACATCGAAGACCATGTATAACATTTTAGGGGCCAAGCCTAGAAGGGGTATACATCACTTCTGCCCACATTCCACTGGTGGTCCCAACATAACTGCAAAaagagctgggaaatgtagtcttgtGTTCCCAGGAAGAGGACATGGAATTAGTGAACATCTAGCCAGTCTCTGGCacataaaaatgttgaaaataagaaaagatgcAAAAGAATATGCCAGGCAGACACTAACCAGAAGAATGCTAGAgtagctctattcataatggACAAGTCctcaaagaaaaatgtattattagGAATAAAGATAGTAACTATAATACATAATGATAACAGATTCAATTCGCCAGGAAGAGATGCAGTTTCTGAAATTATGTATGTACGTAACGATATTTTCAAATAACATAAAGCAAAAATTCACAGACTTATGAGGAGAAACCAACAAGTCCACCACCATCGTAGGATATAACATATATCTTTCTCAGTAACTGATATCATACAGACCAAAAATTAGTAGCAtagtatagaaaatataaataataaaattaacaagcTTGATCTAAAGGACATGTATAGAATGTTGGACCTAACTATAGAGAATGTACATTTTTCTTAAGAGTACAAGAAAGACTTATAAAAACTGACCATATACTTGGCTAAAAAGCCAGTCTCAACAAGTTTCCCAGGATCAGTCTCATACAAATCATGTTCTCTGATTACAATGCAAttgggttaaaaataaataacagaaagataaccaAAAGGAAGAAGACTGTGTATGAAGATGTTCACTCTAGTGTTAATTACCTACAATAGTGAAATATTAGAATCACTGAAATATCCAATGATATGGGtatggttaagtaaattatgccTCATCAACCCAATGGGGTACATGTggctattaaaaattattttttaaaaatagactatgTTCAAGAtgtaatattaagtgaaaatttaGAATCTATATGTTACTTATGATTACAACCATGTGAAAATGTGTGTATTTAGACACATTAGAACAATATGAGCAAATGAAAACAGTTGTTATATTATAGTAATGAGATTATATGTAATtctactttctaatttttttccatgtggcttgcggaatcttagttccccgagaagggattgaacccgtgccctcggcagtgaaagcactgagtcctaaccactggaccaccagggaattcccaaattttttattttttgtgttagtttcaggtgtacagcaaagtgattcagttatccagtataggttattacaagatattgaatatagttccctgtgctatacagtaggtccttgttgtttattttatatatactagtgtatatatgttaatttcaaactcctaatttaaaaTAGACTATATTTAAGATAGAGTCtaaattttcacttaatattatatGTGTTACTTATGATTACAActacagtaagttccctacatatgaacgagttccgttccgagagcaCGTTCATAAattcaatttgttcataagtccaacaaagttagcctaggtacccaactaacacaatcagctatatagtactgtactgtaacaggtttataatacttttcatacaaataatacataaaaaacaaacacaaaataaagaaaacatttttaatcttacagcatagtaccttgaaaagtacagtagtacagtacaacagctggcatccaggggctggcatctagtgaacaggcaagaagagttactgactgtaggagggagaggaggggggagatggtagagctaaAGGATCGTCAGTAATAGAAGATGAaaggcaagctgcagtttcactcatgcctgatgttgatggcacaggttctggttccttgctggactcaattctatctaccttcttgaaaaaacgatccagtgatgtctgggtagtagctccttttttctcatcacagataacacggtagcactggattgcattctgaatggctgctgcaaccttcatgtacTGTTCTAcattcaggtcctgtgcctcaaaaactaacagtgcctcctcagatAAAGAAAATCTCCTTGCTATTTCCTGTGTCATGAatatcttcagttcttcagttacttcttcctcatGTCTCTCTTCgccctttctctgggcctccaattccatcaggtcttcattagtaagctcctcatgttgcacagccaggagttcaatgaagttgtcttcttgcagatctagctccagcttctcactgagggtcactaagttgctgaagacctctttggactcctcatccaccttctcaaatccacgaaAATCATGAACAAACTTCGGGCAAAGGTTCCtccaaaccccattcatggtGACAACCGTAACCTCACGGCAAGCAAAGTCTATTTTTTTATGGCCCTGTAGATGTTacagtccttccaaaattgtcgCAAGGTTGTTCTTGATTCGTCACTCACCTTTACTGCCTGACGAAAAGTGTgatgtaaataatatttcttgacaGTTgctataactccctggtccatatgtaaaggatgcacacacgtgacaaggtacaccagacacgtgaactaacttatgtgactgGACATCTGAATGCACatctgcatctttgaaagttcgcaacttggaGGTTCAtatgtagaggacttactgtaTGTGAAAATATGTGTGCATTTAGACAGATCAGAAAgatatgagggacttccctggtggtgcagtggttaaggatccacctgccaatgcaggggacacgggtttgagccctggtccaggaagatcacacatgccatggagcaacaaagtccgtgcaccacaactactgagcctgcgctctagagcccacgagccacaactactgaagcctgtgtgcctagagcccatgctccaaaacaagagaagccactgcaatgagaagcccatgcacggcaatgaagagtagcccccgatcgccgcaactagagaaagcccacgcacagcaacgaagacccaacgcagccccaaaaaaaagaaaaaaagaaagaaagaaaaatatgagcaAATGAAAACAGTTGTTATATTATAGTGATGGGATtatatgtaattctttttttaaaaaaaatcatttatttttggctgcattgggtcttccttgcgcacatggtttctctagttgcggcgagtgcgggctactcttcgttgctgtgcgtgggcttctcattgtgttggtttttctttgtggagcacgggctctaggcacgcgggcttcagtagttgtggctcgcgggctctagagcgcaggctcaggagttgtggcacatgggcttagttgctccacggcatgtgggatcttcctggaccagggcttgaacccgtgtcccctgcactggcaggcggattcttaaccactgaaccaccagggaaaccctgtaattctacttttaaaaggtttttttgtgATGTGGTTTCATTGTTTAATGTGAGTTAAAAGAATAATAGAAGACACATCTCTGTCTGGCAGCTGATGCTagttatgccttttaaaaaatcatttattttatgtattaatttttggctgcattgggtcttcgttgctgcgtgcaggctttctctagttgcggtgagtgggggctactcttcattgcgatgcatgtgcttctcattgcgggggcttctcttgttgcagagcacgggctctaagcacttgggcttcagtagttgtagcatgcaggctcagtagttgtggcttgcaggctctagagcacaggctcagtagttgtggtgcacaggcttagatgcTGTGCaacatgtgtgatcttcccagaccagggctcgaacccgcgtcccctgcattggcaggcggattcttaaccactgcgccatcagggaaggccCTAGTTATGCCTTAATATCCATTATCCCTTTCTTTTATAACAACAGCATTTTAGTTTCGTACATAACTGCCCAAAACAAGAGTACATTTCTCAGCCTCCCCTGTAGTCAGGCTTTATGATGGGACAAAGTCATAGCTAATAAAATATGAGAAGTGTGTGCTCTTAAACGTAAAGAGTCTGTCCTTCCTTTGACCTTTTCCTTCATCTTGTTATCTGAAATCTTCCTTAGTTTTGTTATTGCACATACTATGGGTGGACTAGATCTGATATGCATTTGATTAGATGAGGGACTGCTTCCCAACTTAATGAATGAGAATATGTGTGACTCATGAGGACAAATATGTGTTTTCTATTCAACCAGTGTCCAGTACAAGCTCTGAAAACAACAGGATTATCCATCCtatttttggaaatagaatgaggATATATTAATATTGAAGAGTAcacatttatgtaaaatatattctagTGGGAATTATATACATTTACTCCAATATTCTTTATCATTTAAGAGAATGTTTTAGCAGAGGATGAGATCCATTTATAGGCTGCTTTGCCTGAGTTAAATCAGGAATCAACCTCTACATTTTAAATGTCAAgcaaaatcaaaaaaagaaagcccagagaaaaatccatgcacctatggtcaactaatctatgacaaaggaggcaaagatatacaatggagaaaagactgtctcttcaataagtggtgctgggaaaactggacagctacatgtaaaagaatgaaattagaacactccctaacaccacacacaaaaattaactcaaaatggattaaagacctaaatgtaaggccaaacactataaaactcttagaggaaaacataggaagaatactctttgacataaatcacagcaagatcttttttgatccacctcctagagtaatggaaataaaaactaaaataaacaaatggaacctaatgaaacttcaaagcttttgcaaagcaaaggaaactacaaacaagacataaagacaaccctcagaatgggagaaaatatttgcaaatgaatcaacagacaaaggattaatgtccaaaatatttaaacagctcctgcagctcaatattaaaaaacaaacaacccaatccaaaaatgggcagaagacctaaatagacatttctccaaagaagacatacagatggccaagaagcacatgaaaaactgctcaacatctctaatcattagggaaatgcaaatcaaaactacaatgaggtatcaattcacactggtcagaatggccatcatcaaaaatctacaaacaacaaatgctggagagggtgtggagacaagggaaccctcttgcactattggtgggaatgtaaattgatacagccactatggagaacagtatggaggttccttaaaaaaataaaaatagaattaccatatgacccagcaatcccactactgggcatgtacccagagaaaaccgtaattcaaaaagacatatgcaccccaatgttcactgcagcactatttacaatagccaggtcatggaagcaacctaaatgcccatcaacagatgaatggataaagaagatgtggtacatatatacaatggaatattactcagccataaaaaggaatgaaactgggtcatttgtagagatgtggatggatctagagactgtcatacagagtgaagttaagtcagaaagagaaaaacaaatattgtatattaacacatatatgtggaatctagaaaaatggtacagatgaactggtttgcaaggcagaaatagagacacagatgtagagaagaaacgcatggacaccaagggggaaagtggcaggggcaggtggtggtgagatgaattgggagattgggattgacgtatatacactaatatgcataaaatagataactaataagaacctgctgtataaaaataaaataaaattcaaaaattcaaaaaaattgtatttttaaagttcaataaATAATGCACTTTGTTTAATTATCACAGCCTCAAGTAAGGTTTGATATAATCTAATAGCCTCgattaaagaaaatcaataatttgggcttccctggtggcgcagtggttgagagtccgcctgccgatgcaggggacatgggttcgtgcctcggtccgggaagatcccacatgccgtggagcggctgggcccgtgagccatggccgctgagcctgcgtgtccggagcctgtgctctgcaacgggagaggacacaacagtgagaggcccgcctaccgcaaaaaaaaaaaaaaaaaaaaaaaatcaataatttgtACTACATCAGGAATGAGAATTTAtcaatttaaaaggaaattgatAAATATTACTCAAAACAgtctttatacttaaaaaaatacaaagtacaaCATTGAAGCAGATGCAACATTCTGCCCCAGGTGCTTACAATGCTCAGTAATGACTAGGTATGCTATGTCATGTCCTACTGTAGCAAcaaattcattattatttttattataattcagaATAGGTCAATCACAAGCTGTTCTGTGAAAACAACatgctacaaaaaaaaagacactggagGCTGACTCAAGAGCAGCCTTTTATTCTGTGAATTCTAATATTTATGCTAAGCATGGCCTGTtcgatattttttttaatgaaggaaaatCAAAATTGAATAAAAGTTCCAGGGACAAAATACCATTTCTTGAACAAAACCATATACAGCGAGCTTGAGGGCATCTAGTTGattcaatttaatttatttagattAAAATTCTGTTAGTAAAAAATACTTGTACCTATGGTAATACAAAAAGGGCTTTAAAGTCTGTCACACATTTGGTTAAGAGAGCATACTGAAGGCTTGtctatattttgttttcctttaacgCACATACTCATCATTTACAGACAGACAAGCAGATTGTTGAATAACTTGGTTTTCTGTCAATTAGCTGTGCTTTAACATGATGGAGAATTATTAATATACAAGTCTTGACACCAGGCAAataattccttttcctctttttccaatTTGTCATCTGACATGAGTTCATTAACTTTTACAATGTCAAAGAATGGGGTGGAGAAGACCATCGTCTCTTTTTGCTTTGTACCTGGTGTGTCCATTTTTGGTTCCTAGGTAGAATTATAAATAAAAGCGGaaagtgttttatatttggtttttactattttatggtttttttttttttttttttttgttatacgcgggcctctcactgttgtggcctcccccgctgcggagcacaggctccagacgcgcaggctcagcggccacagctcacgggcccagccgctccgcggcacgtgggatcttcccggaccggggcacgaacccgcgacccctgcatcggcaggcggacccccaaccactgcgccaccagggaagccctattttatgttttttatatttgACTGTTCACACTTAGCCTCatctcaaaaaaatatatagcagatttttaaaaaattactaagtaAAACATGAATACATGTTCATTGTAAATATTCCTGCAATGTAGTATACTGAAGCCGACTTTCCACACTACAGCTCTTAATAAGTGTAAATAGAAATGACTTTCACTTGGAGAAAAGCACCATTAGCGATGTGCTGAATCAACAGTGCCAATATACAGAAACAATAGGGTTTTTGCCAACTCATACTCATGTGGAGTCAAAATGGCTGGTATTTATCAGAATAGCTACTCATATTGTttaagaatgtttaaaatatgcGTTACCAAGAGGAATGTAGCTTTATACTATCCAAGGTATATACCAAATGTATGTGTTTCATCCTTGAACTTGTAGATTAGGAAAATTCTACTTAAGGAAGTAGAATTACTTACAGTTGGAATATTGTCCAAAACAACGAATTCAGTACAAGTTAAACTTACAGTCCCCGCAGAAGCAATTTTTTCTTTAGCCATCTTATaagcttttttcattttttcaacttTCATTTGAGCTTGCTCAGATCGACGACCCAGATGTTTAATTTGACTTTGCTGTTGGTAGGGCCGATATAAAGGTTGAAGACTTGATAAGGATGAAGGGCACCTAGGAAATATTTGTAGTATAGACAGAAAAattgtacaaaataaaattttaaatttaagcaAGTTCCAAATTTTATTAAAGCATCCTCTAGTAAATATATCCTAAACCTCAGTGCTTGGAGCAATACTGCACGTAAGTTTTTAGGCCAAAATTATCATTTCTGCTTGAGTTACATAGCATAGTTCTTTGCCACTTATGAAGGTGTATAGACGATGCTTACAACaatgataatgaaaattataaaatgttatatcAATTTAAAATCAGTCTTCCTGGAAAATACCGTGTAGTAGCCAtttgaatctttttaaaagatatactaTATACTAACACCAAAAAGTATTAAATTTCATAATGGCTGAAACAAGTTGTTTTTATCAGTGTTGGGACCAGACACAGTTGGTGCCACACTCAGTCCCCTTGGCCATAGTGCACACTGGCCTCACTTAGCCTGAGAGCTTTCTTATGAAAATAAGAGCCCATGTGCAGGGAAAGGGCCCCAGAATTAATACCTCCCCTCCTAAGCTACCCTTAACCAGTGACTGACGGGTGTTGGTGTATAAATATCCCAACTCCCTTCCCCTCTGTGGGATTACTTGAGTTGTGTGTTCTACACTGGCTAGGACATTCCCAGGAGAGATTAAGCTCTAGTTGCCCACAGTGACAACCTGCTTGCTAACATACACTGTTTTGGCTGCCTGCTCTTCCCTGTTTCACTTCTCTACCCCCTCTCATCGGTggttcctgggatcacctcccaagTAAACTACTCATACTCAAATACATACCTCAGTGTTTGCTTCTGGGAGATCCCAAACTTTGAACTGTCTTCAAAGGAGCCTTTAAGAAAGTACTTTTCCCTCTTCAGTTGATTTAGAATTTGGCTACTTATTTGGTTCTTTAAGTGACTCATTCTAGGATAATCAGTAGCATGAGTCTAAATAGCAGGGAGCCTACAGTTATATATGGTGGCAGAGAAAATTACATCATTTATTTGACCTTGGTGGTAACAGAGTTAAGTTCCATATTCAGTGCTTAGACGGATGAGTTAGAGAAAATCTATTTCATGATGACAGACTGTGCCCTACACTAGGCCATCTGTCTGGCAAATGTATAGCCTTGATCATAAAATAAATGGGCTAAATTATGTTATTGGGTCAGCACGCACTCATCTCTACTCCTGAACAAAAACAACCAGTGTGTTTGCCTGACAGTGGGTCACCAGTGTCTTTTCATGTACTAAAGGAGTATTTTTCATTCCAAATATGACTGTGTGAAAATAGACTACCAACAGGTCCTCTTCAGTCttattatctctttctttttcttaaggaaaaaaagctTAATTTGTAAATAAGATGGGCTAGGTGAGACGtggtaatggaaagaaaaaaggaagataacTGGTGCAGTCATAGTCTGTCCATGTTGTTTCAAATCATAATACAGTCTATTTTGCTACAACATGTTGTTTTATAATGCGAAATGGCACACGTGTTATTGGTAAAGAAGGGAATAATGTCACTGTAATGTATATGCAATTTATCCTCTGCAAAGGGAGCCAGAATATCAAGACTAGAATTATAACcttcagaggaaaaggaaaaagttctCCTCTGTACAGCATGGGCAAAGGGAGCCCTTTTGGCTGCATTCATGAAAACAGGAATGAACACGGGCACCTAGGGCTCTCTCCCCTGAGGGGCACtcccccgcacacacacacaatccaccCTTACTACCCTCTTCCCTACTCCCTGCCTTGAGCGGTTCACGGTTCTTGGCAGGTAACACTGCCTCTCATGTCCACTTAAAAGGCCACCACATTGGCCCAGGGCTCCACTTCCATCTGCACTGTCTCAGTGCCCACTACCTGCTCGAATGAAAGAGTCGCCAGCATTTTCACTCTattgtacatttttttatatttgcGGTGGCGGCCTGTCTGGTGGTACGAGGTATCTTCCCGGGTACCAACTGCCCTTTTTGTTAGTGCTCTGTTTGCAAAGTTGCATAAGTCTTGAGCAATCCGCCCCAACCCCTTTTTCCCCATAtgttctgttattatttttcGTGAGCTATTTGGCAGAATGTGAACATTTCCAGAAAAGCCCCTAGTATTGTAACCCCAGTGAAGGATCACTTTTTACCTAATTTGAGAAACAATCCGTAGCTGGTGCTGATGCATCTCTTCTGTTTTTGGTCTTTGTAATagatacttcatttctttttttagacgGTTTGAGATTATTCCAGACTCTGCATAATCAACTATGTCATACATTATCATTGTCCTGggaatgtttttgagatttaatcTTCGCCAATAGTTATTTCTGCCACCAGAAGATGCAGGGATCTCATCCAGAAGACTGGAATACTATAtggaaaaaacaaataagcatgaTTGGCTGTGGTGTTCTTGAATGTTTTTAGACACATTTCCCAAGGATCCACTCAAACGCTACTTCATGCAAAAGCATTCCTTGATCCCGTCTCTGAACTGTATTGGTATCTCTCTTCTATGACTCTTACTACTGACTACTTGATGTTCTAGCTATCTGTGTATGTTTTAGCTCCCCTACTGTGACAAGGCAGGATCCTTGTCACACAGTATCATGCACATAGTACCATgctcattaaacatttatttaatgcatAAACACTAAATCTTTAAGGCAAATGTAACTCAGATAAATTAAACTCAGGATGGGTCTGAAAATTGAAAATAGCTATGTGATCTACATACCTGGCAATGCTTGT
This genomic interval carries:
- the CXHXorf58 gene encoding LOW QUALITY PROTEIN: uncharacterized protein CXorf58 homolog (The sequence of the model RefSeq protein was modified relative to this genomic sequence to represent the inferred CDS: inserted 2 bases in 1 codon): MSHSPKTSVTGVPKSDSPRLEKXTLQSNTVKTKGKQQNNKDISAHTIQRVWLSHLDKSMFQLLKHTICAVEHHVTHETLKKVSPLEAELVKDPCMKCKVRFRFSGETFPPFIVFKIFLHTEGLGYKYFSGKDLLKPSSEAVVDACKIMGKKKCYHQIMEDERLFQKFKITDEIDIVTLKDYMQYSSLLDEIPASSGGRNNYWRRLNLKNIPRTMIMYDIVDYAESGIISNRLKKEMKYLLQRPKTEEMHQHQLRIVSQIRCPSSLSSLQPLYRPYQQQSQIKHLGRRSEQAQMKVEKMKKAYKMAKEKIASAGTEPKMDTPGTKQKETMVFSTPFFDIVKVNELMSDDKLEKEEKELFAWCQDLYINNSPSC